In Metasolibacillus fluoroglycofenilyticus, a single genomic region encodes these proteins:
- a CDS encoding ABC transporter ATP-binding protein → MNILTARKVRKTYGKRLTAVEVLKGIDLEVNKGEFVGIMGPSGSGKTTLLNVLCSIDHVTEGIVEINGQLLQEMKERQLAAFRRDALGFIFQDYNLLDTLTVKENILLPLAIKKTPQKAAEQRFQELVEILGIEDIVAKYPNEISGGQKQRTSAARALITNPSIVFADEPTGALDSKSATALLKNLEQINQQRHVTIMMVTHDAVAASFCSRVLFLKDGALYTELYKGDKTRQEFFQQILSTQSVLGGDGYDD, encoded by the coding sequence ATGAATATTTTAACGGCTCGCAAAGTCCGTAAAACATATGGAAAACGATTGACGGCAGTTGAGGTATTAAAGGGTATAGATTTAGAAGTGAACAAAGGTGAGTTTGTTGGCATTATGGGCCCTTCAGGCTCTGGAAAAACAACATTATTGAATGTATTATGCTCTATTGACCATGTGACAGAAGGAATTGTAGAAATTAATGGGCAACTATTGCAGGAAATGAAGGAGCGTCAGCTAGCTGCCTTTAGACGTGATGCATTAGGCTTCATTTTCCAAGATTATAATTTGCTTGATACATTAACTGTCAAAGAAAATATTTTATTACCTTTAGCAATCAAAAAAACACCTCAGAAAGCAGCCGAACAACGCTTTCAAGAGTTGGTGGAGATTCTAGGTATTGAAGATATTGTGGCAAAATACCCAAATGAAATTTCTGGTGGGCAAAAGCAGCGTACTTCTGCGGCACGTGCATTAATTACAAACCCGTCGATTGTCTTTGCAGACGAGCCAACGGGGGCGCTCGACTCGAAATCAGCAACAGCGCTACTAAAAAATTTGGAGCAAATTAACCAGCAGCGTCATGTGACGATTATGATGGTGACACATGATGCAGTGGCAGCAAGCTTTTGCTCGCGTGTGCTCTTTTTGAAGGATGGGGCACTTTATACAGAGCTTTATAAAGGGGATAAAACACGTCAGGAGTTTTTCCAACAAATTTTAAGCACGCAGAGCGTTCTAGGCGGTGATGGCTATGACGATTAA
- a CDS encoding sensor histidine kinase, with product MIWLFIKQHLIWISFFIGLLVIWNLICMLDVGFAAVSIGYLNSVAILLFVLFLIARYFWERPNLKNILLHNSLQDVEIYRWDAYTRKVIELYREQSQQQMQVVQKIKFEKNEEQDELLAWVHEIKAPLTAMKLMIEQLEDYRARNQLEQEWLRLHLLVDRQLHQTRLQTLAEDNRLERVRLRTIVFKEIREFQTWCLEKGIGFQIDELEEVVLTDAKWLGFIIRQVLSNAIKYSPHDSEISVIVTRDTQEHILLKIKDVGPGIRPEDLPRIFKKSYTGTIGRETNIATGMGLYLAKRAATSLGIQLYVDSIYGQGTTVVLKFPMQNEYVQTFGM from the coding sequence ATGATTTGGTTATTTATAAAGCAACATTTAATATGGATAAGCTTTTTTATCGGGTTACTTGTTATATGGAATCTTATTTGTATGCTGGATGTTGGATTTGCGGCTGTTTCTATTGGTTATTTGAATAGCGTGGCGATTTTGCTATTTGTCTTATTTCTAATTGCTCGCTATTTTTGGGAAAGGCCTAATCTGAAAAATATCCTTCTCCATAATTCACTGCAAGATGTTGAAATTTATCGTTGGGATGCGTATACACGCAAGGTTATAGAATTATATAGAGAGCAGAGTCAGCAACAAATGCAGGTTGTCCAGAAAATTAAATTTGAAAAAAATGAAGAGCAGGATGAGCTACTCGCATGGGTACATGAAATTAAAGCGCCATTAACAGCAATGAAGCTAATGATTGAGCAATTGGAGGATTATAGGGCACGCAATCAATTGGAGCAGGAATGGCTCCGTCTGCATTTATTAGTAGATCGGCAACTGCATCAAACCCGTCTCCAAACATTGGCCGAGGATAATCGCTTAGAGAGAGTGCGACTGCGAACGATTGTTTTTAAGGAAATACGCGAATTTCAAACATGGTGCTTAGAGAAGGGAATTGGCTTCCAAATAGATGAACTTGAGGAGGTCGTTTTGACAGATGCAAAATGGCTTGGATTTATTATTCGTCAGGTACTGTCCAATGCGATTAAATATAGTCCGCACGATAGTGAAATTAGTGTAATTGTCACAAGGGATACGCAAGAGCATATATTGCTCAAAATAAAAGATGTAGGTCCAGGTATTCGCCCTGAGGATTTGCCGCGCATTTTTAAAAAATCCTACACGGGGACAATCGGTAGGGAAACAAATATTGCAACAGGAATGGGGCTTTATTTGGCAAAGCGTGCGGCTACCTCATTAGGAATACAGCTATATGTTGACTCGATTTATGGACAAGGCACGACTGTTGTACTTAAATTTCCTATGCAAAATGAATATGTGCAAACATTCGGTATGTGA
- a CDS encoding response regulator transcription factor yields the protein MKIFLIEDDMSIFRLIEERLQQWSLQITGPKDFQKVMNDFTEVNPQLVIIDIQLPAYDGFHWCREIRAVSNVPILFLSSRDHPMDMVMAMQLGADDFIQKPFHMDVLVAKIQALLRRTYDYQQQVQQVVSWQEAVIDYERGLLMYHDRKIDFTKNELFILKLLVERVDRIVTREELMRKLWDDERFVNDNTLTVNINRLRQKLEDIGLTNVIVTKKGLGYMAVSK from the coding sequence ATGAAAATTTTTTTAATAGAGGATGATATGTCGATATTTCGCTTAATAGAAGAACGGTTGCAGCAATGGTCTTTACAAATAACAGGACCAAAGGATTTTCAAAAGGTGATGAATGATTTTACCGAGGTAAATCCGCAACTTGTCATTATTGACATTCAATTACCTGCCTATGACGGTTTTCATTGGTGTCGGGAAATTAGGGCCGTATCCAATGTCCCCATTTTATTTTTGTCCTCAAGAGATCACCCGATGGATATGGTAATGGCTATGCAGCTTGGTGCCGATGATTTTATACAAAAGCCATTCCATATGGATGTGCTTGTCGCAAAAATTCAAGCTTTGTTAAGGCGTACATATGATTATCAACAACAGGTGCAGCAAGTTGTTAGCTGGCAAGAGGCGGTTATTGATTATGAGCGAGGGCTTCTTATGTACCATGATAGGAAAATTGACTTTACCAAAAATGAGTTATTTATTTTAAAATTACTTGTAGAGCGAGTGGATCGAATTGTGACACGGGAGGAATTAATGCGCAAGCTCTGGGATGATGAACGCTTTGTAAATGATAATACGTTAACAGTAAATATCAATCGTCTACGTCAAAAGCTAGAAGATATAGGACTAACAAATGTAATCGTAACGAAAAAAGGACTTGGCTATATGGCGGTATCCAAATGA
- the tuf gene encoding elongation factor Tu has protein sequence MAKEKFDRSKTHANIGTIGHVDHGKTTLTAAIATVLSKRLGGEAKSYAEVDNAPEEKERGITINTSHIEYETETRHYAHVDCPGHADYVKNMITGAAQMDGGILVVSAADGPMPQTREHILLSRQVGVPYLVVFMNKCDMVDDEELLELVEMEIRDLLSEYDFPGDDLPVIKGSALKALEGEPEWEEKIVELMNAVDEYIPTPERQTDKPFMMPVEDVFSITGRGTVATGRVERGQVKVGDVVEIIGIAEEAKSTTVTGVEMFRKLLDYAEAGDNIGALLRGVAREDIQRGQVLAKPGSITPHTNFKAEVYVLSKEEGGRHTPFFSNYRPQFYFRTTDVTGICNLPEGVEMVMPGDNIEMTVELIAPIALEEGTKFSIREGGRTVGAGVVATIQK, from the coding sequence ATGGCTAAAGAAAAATTTGACCGTTCGAAAACGCATGCTAACATTGGTACAATCGGACACGTTGACCATGGTAAAACAACTTTAACTGCTGCTATCGCAACAGTATTATCAAAACGCTTAGGCGGAGAAGCGAAATCATACGCTGAAGTTGATAACGCTCCAGAAGAAAAAGAGCGTGGTATTACAATCAATACTTCACATATCGAGTATGAAACTGAAACACGCCACTATGCACACGTTGACTGCCCAGGACACGCTGACTACGTTAAAAACATGATCACTGGTGCTGCTCAAATGGACGGCGGTATCTTAGTAGTATCTGCTGCTGATGGTCCAATGCCACAAACTCGTGAGCACATCCTTTTATCACGTCAAGTAGGTGTTCCTTACTTAGTAGTATTCATGAACAAATGTGACATGGTAGACGACGAAGAATTATTAGAGTTAGTAGAAATGGAAATCCGTGACCTACTTTCTGAATATGACTTCCCAGGTGATGACCTACCTGTAATTAAAGGTTCTGCTCTTAAAGCTCTTGAAGGTGAGCCAGAGTGGGAAGAAAAAATCGTTGAGCTTATGAACGCTGTTGACGAGTATATCCCAACTCCAGAACGTCAAACTGACAAACCATTCATGATGCCAGTAGAGGACGTATTCTCTATCACTGGTCGTGGTACAGTAGCAACTGGCCGTGTTGAACGTGGTCAAGTTAAAGTTGGTGACGTAGTTGAAATCATCGGTATCGCTGAAGAAGCTAAATCAACAACTGTAACAGGTGTTGAAATGTTCCGTAAATTATTAGACTATGCTGAAGCTGGCGACAACATCGGTGCATTACTTCGTGGTGTAGCTCGTGAAGATATCCAACGTGGTCAAGTATTAGCTAAACCAGGTTCAATTACTCCACATACAAACTTCAAAGCTGAAGTTTATGTTTTATCAAAAGAAGAAGGTGGCCGTCATACTCCATTCTTCTCTAACTACCGTCCTCAGTTCTACTTCCGTACAACTGACGTAACAGGTATTTGTAACTTACCAGAAGGCGTAGAAATGGTTATGCCTGGCGATAACATCGAAATGACAGTAGAACTTATCGCTCCAATCGCTCTTGAAGAAGGTACTAAATTCTCTATCCGTGAGGGTGGCCGTACTGTAGGCGCTGGTGTAGTTGCTACTATCCAAAAATAA
- the fusA gene encoding elongation factor G — MKREFSLENTRNIGIMAHIDAGKTTTTERILYYTGKIHKIGETHDGGAQMDWMAQEQERGITITSAATTAQWAGHRINIIDTPGHVDFTVEVERSLRVLDGAVTVLDAQSGVEPQTETVWRQATTYGVPRIVFINKMDKMGANFLYSVGTLHERLQANAHPIQLPIGAEDDFKGIIDLIEMNATFYGNDQGTDLTVGEIPADMMAQAEEYREKLIDAVASVDEDLMEKYLEGEEITVAELKRAIRKATIAVEFYPVLCGTAFKHKGVRKMLDAAVDFLPAPTDVPAINGTSVDGDEEIVRHSSDDEPFSALAFKVMTDPFVGKLTFFRVYSGTLESGSYVQNSTKGKRERVGRILQMHANSREEISKVFAGDIAAAVGLKDTTTGDTLCDEKNLVILESMEFPEPVISLSVEPKSKADQDKMGQALAKLQEEDPTFRAHTDQETGQTIISGMGELHLDILVDRMKREFKVECNVGAPMVSYRETFRAQAQVQGKFQRQSGGRGQYGDVWIEFSPNEEGKGFEFENAIVGGVVPREYIPAVEAGLRDSLDRGVIAGYPLIDIKAKLFDGSYHDVDSSEMAFKIAASLALKEAAKKCSPVLLEPMMKVEVVIPEEYLGDIMGNVTARRGRVEGMDARGNSQVVRAMVPLSEMFGYATTLRSATQGRGVFSMVFDHYEEVPKSIAEEIIKKNKGE; from the coding sequence ATGAAACGCGAATTCTCTTTAGAGAATACACGTAATATCGGTATTATGGCTCATATTGATGCTGGTAAAACAACAACTACTGAGCGTATCCTTTATTACACTGGTAAAATCCATAAAATCGGTGAAACTCACGATGGCGGAGCTCAAATGGACTGGATGGCACAAGAGCAAGAGCGTGGTATTACAATCACATCTGCTGCTACAACAGCTCAATGGGCAGGTCACCGTATTAACATTATCGATACACCAGGACACGTAGACTTCACTGTAGAAGTAGAACGTTCTTTACGTGTACTTGACGGTGCGGTAACAGTACTAGATGCTCAATCTGGTGTTGAACCACAAACTGAAACTGTATGGCGTCAAGCGACTACTTACGGTGTACCACGTATTGTATTCATTAACAAAATGGACAAAATGGGTGCAAACTTCCTATATTCTGTAGGAACTTTACACGAGCGCTTACAAGCGAACGCACACCCAATCCAATTACCAATTGGTGCTGAAGATGATTTCAAAGGTATCATTGATTTAATTGAAATGAATGCTACTTTCTATGGTAATGACCAAGGTACTGATCTTACTGTAGGTGAAATTCCTGCTGACATGATGGCTCAAGCTGAGGAGTACCGTGAGAAATTAATCGATGCTGTTGCAAGTGTTGATGAAGATCTTATGGAAAAATACTTAGAAGGCGAAGAAATCACTGTTGCGGAATTAAAACGAGCAATCCGTAAAGCGACAATTGCGGTAGAATTCTACCCTGTTCTTTGTGGTACAGCATTCAAGCATAAAGGTGTTCGTAAAATGCTTGATGCAGCTGTTGATTTCCTTCCAGCTCCAACAGATGTACCGGCTATTAATGGTACTTCAGTGGATGGTGACGAAGAAATCGTTCGTCATTCTTCAGACGACGAGCCATTCTCGGCTTTAGCGTTTAAAGTAATGACAGACCCATTCGTTGGTAAATTAACATTCTTCCGTGTGTACTCAGGTACTTTAGAATCTGGTTCATACGTACAAAACTCTACAAAAGGTAAACGTGAGCGTGTAGGTCGTATCCTTCAAATGCATGCGAATAGCCGTGAAGAAATTTCAAAAGTATTCGCTGGTGACATCGCTGCTGCTGTAGGTCTTAAAGATACAACTACTGGTGATACTCTATGTGACGAGAAAAACCTTGTTATTTTAGAATCTATGGAATTCCCAGAACCAGTTATCTCTTTATCTGTAGAGCCTAAATCAAAAGCTGACCAAGACAAAATGGGGCAAGCTCTTGCGAAATTACAAGAAGAGGATCCAACATTCCGTGCCCACACTGACCAAGAAACTGGTCAAACAATCATCTCTGGTATGGGTGAGTTGCACTTAGACATCCTTGTTGACCGTATGAAACGTGAATTCAAAGTTGAATGTAACGTTGGTGCGCCAATGGTATCTTACCGTGAAACATTCCGTGCTCAAGCACAAGTTCAAGGTAAATTCCAACGTCAATCAGGTGGTCGTGGTCAATACGGTGACGTTTGGATTGAATTCTCTCCAAACGAAGAAGGTAAAGGCTTCGAGTTCGAAAACGCTATCGTTGGTGGTGTAGTACCACGTGAATATATTCCAGCAGTAGAAGCAGGTCTTCGTGACTCGCTTGACCGTGGGGTTATTGCAGGTTACCCATTAATCGATATTAAAGCGAAATTATTCGATGGTTCATACCACGATGTTGACTCAAGTGAGATGGCGTTTAAAATCGCTGCATCTTTAGCTCTTAAAGAAGCTGCAAAAAAATGTAGCCCAGTTCTTTTAGAGCCAATGATGAAAGTTGAAGTTGTAATTCCAGAAGAGTACCTTGGTGATATCATGGGTAACGTAACTGCTCGTCGTGGACGTGTAGAAGGTATGGACGCTCGTGGTAACTCTCAAGTAGTACGTGCAATGGTTCCGCTATCTGAAATGTTCGGATATGCAACAACTTTACGTTCTGCAACACAAGGTCGCGGTGTATTCTCAATGGTGTTCGATCACTATGAAGAAGTACCGAAATCAATTGCAGAAGAAATCATCAAAAAAAATAAAGGTGAATAA
- the rpsG gene encoding 30S ribosomal protein S7, with protein MPRKGPVSKRDVLPDPLYNSKLVTRLINKMMIDGKRGTSQKILYGAFELVKERSGNDPIEVFEAALNNVMPVLEVRARRVGGSNYQVPVEVRPERRTTLGLRYLVNYARLRGEKTMEERLANEILDASNNTGASVKKREDMHKMAEANKAFAHYRW; from the coding sequence ATGCCTCGTAAAGGTCCTGTTTCCAAACGTGACGTGTTACCAGATCCACTTTATAATTCAAAGCTAGTAACTCGTTTAATCAATAAAATGATGATTGATGGTAAAAGAGGTACTTCTCAAAAGATTTTATACGGTGCGTTTGAATTAGTAAAAGAACGTTCTGGTAATGATCCGATTGAAGTATTCGAAGCTGCATTAAACAACGTAATGCCAGTTTTAGAAGTACGCGCTCGTCGTGTAGGTGGTTCTAACTACCAAGTACCAGTAGAAGTACGCCCAGAACGTCGTACAACTTTAGGTCTTCGTTATTTAGTAAACTACGCTCGTCTTCGTGGTGAAAAAACAATGGAAGAGCGTTTAGCAAACGAAATCTTAGATGCATCAAACAATACTGGTGCTTCAGTTAAGAAACGTGAAGATATGCACAAAATGGCAGAAGCAAACAAAGCATTTGCTCACTACCGTTGGTAA
- the rpsL gene encoding 30S ribosomal protein S12: MPTINQLVRKPRKSKSTNSDSPALNKGYNSFKKTWTDVKSPQKRGVCTRVGTMTPKKPNSALRKYARVRLSNLIEVTAYIPGEGHNLQEHSVVLIRGGRVKDLPGVRYHIVRGALDTAGVNGRMQSRSLYGAKRPKEKK; encoded by the coding sequence ATGCCTACAATTAACCAATTGGTACGTAAGCCTCGTAAATCAAAAAGCACGAATTCAGACTCACCAGCGTTAAATAAAGGATACAACTCGTTCAAAAAAACTTGGACTGATGTTAAATCTCCACAAAAACGTGGTGTTTGTACTCGTGTAGGTACTATGACACCTAAAAAACCTAACTCAGCGTTACGTAAATACGCTCGTGTACGTTTAAGCAACCTTATCGAGGTTACTGCGTATATCCCGGGTGAAGGTCACAACTTACAAGAGCACAGCGTTGTTCTTATCCGTGGCGGTCGTGTAAAAGACTTACCGGGTGTTCGTTACCATATCGTACGTGGTGCTCTTGATACTGCTGGTGTAAACGGTCGTATGCAATCACGTTCTCTATACGGTGCAAAACGCCCTAAAGAAAAGAAATAA
- a CDS encoding ribosomal L7Ae/L30e/S12e/Gadd45 family protein, giving the protein MSYSKVKTSQTIIGTKQAVKAMHAGQVTELFVALDADSWVTDPAILLAKEIGIPITLVESKKELGKACGIHVGAAVTAM; this is encoded by the coding sequence ATGTCTTATAGTAAAGTAAAGACCAGTCAAACAATCATAGGTACAAAGCAAGCAGTGAAAGCAATGCATGCTGGTCAAGTTACAGAGCTTTTTGTCGCACTCGATGCAGACAGTTGGGTAACCGATCCGGCCATTCTTCTCGCGAAAGAAATCGGTATACCAATTACTTTGGTCGAGTCAAAAAAAGAACTTGGAAAAGCTTGCGGCATTCATGTTGGAGCTGCGGTTACTGCGATGTAG